One Eurosta solidaginis isolate ZX-2024a chromosome 5, ASM4086904v1, whole genome shotgun sequence DNA segment encodes these proteins:
- the LOC137253071 gene encoding protein transport protein Sec24C-like isoform X1, producing the protein MPNPISIIIENQNSAGGAFIINEQGLLPPLVTTKYVVEDQGNSSPRYVRSSLYCIPATADLLKTTALSITLTASPMVRTEEGEYEPPIVNFGELGAIRCNRCKAHMQLVDAGRRFQCLMCKCQLHISNIWATPDSVSINMNVLNLYWVHEYLCKKCLGTDSSQGKPQVISNINASHSIVDAVRTTLGSRSMDKHIVDSSGKATISNDGATIMKLLDIVHPAVKL; encoded by the exons atgccaaatccgataagcattatcattgaaaatcaaaatagcgctggtggtgcttttattattaatgaacagggtttattaccaccattggtgaccacaaaatatgtggtagaagatcagggtaactcctcgccacgttacgttag gtcgtctttgtattgcatacctgcaacagctgatttattaaaaacaacagctttgtccattacacttaccgcctCACCAATGGTACGAACGGaagagggtgaatatgagccacccattgtaaattttggtgaattgggtgcaattagatgtaatcgttgcaaggctcatatgcaacttgtagatgctggtcgtcgtttccaatgtctaatgtgtaaa tgccaactgcatatttccaacatttgggccacaccggacagcgtgtcgataaatatgaacgtcctgaacttgtattgggtacatgagtatttgtgtaaaaaatgtttgggtaccgatagctctcaaggtaaacctcaagtcatatccaacatcaatgcctcgcattcaattgtggacgctgtacgcactacattgggttcacgtagtatggacaagcatattgttgattccagtggtaaggccacaatttcaaatgatggggcaacaattatgaaactattggatattgtgcatccagccgtaaaactctaa
- the LOC137253071 gene encoding protein transport protein Sec24C-like isoform X2, translating into MPNPISIIIENQNSAGGAFIINEQGLLPPLVTTKYVVEDQGNSSPRYVRSSLYCIPATADLLKTTALSITLTASPMVRTEEGEYEPPIVNFGELGAIRCNRCKAHMQLVDAGRRFQCLMCKVTTDVPTAYFQHLGHTGQRVDKYERPELVLGT; encoded by the exons atgccaaatccgataagcattatcattgaaaatcaaaatagcgctggtggtgcttttattattaatgaacagggtttattaccaccattggtgaccacaaaatatgtggtagaagatcagggtaactcctcgccacgttacgttag gtcgtctttgtattgcatacctgcaacagctgatttattaaaaacaacagctttgtccattacacttaccgcctCACCAATGGTACGAACGGaagagggtgaatatgagccacccattgtaaattttggtgaattgggtgcaattagatgtaatcgttgcaaggctcatatgcaacttgtagatgctggtcgtcgtttccaatgtctaatgtgtaaagtaacaacagatg tgccaactgcatatttccaacatttgggccacaccggacagcgtgtcgataaatatgaacgtcctgaacttgtattgggtacatga
- the LOC137253071 gene encoding protein transport protein Sec24C-like isoform X3, whose translation MPNPISIIIENQNSAGGAFIINEQGLLPPLVTTKYVVEDQGNSSPRYVRSSLYCIPATADLLKTTALSITLTASPMVRTEEGEYEPPIVNFGELGAIRCNRCKAHMQLVDAGRRFQCLMLPTAYFQHLGHTGQRVDKYERPELVLGT comes from the exons atgccaaatccgataagcattatcattgaaaatcaaaatagcgctggtggtgcttttattattaatgaacagggtttattaccaccattggtgaccacaaaatatgtggtagaagatcagggtaactcctcgccacgttacgttag gtcgtctttgtattgcatacctgcaacagctgatttattaaaaacaacagctttgtccattacacttaccgcctCACCAATGGTACGAACGGaagagggtgaatatgagccacccattgtaaattttggtgaattgggtgcaattagatgtaatcgttgcaaggctcatatgcaacttgtagatgctggtcgtcgtttccaatgtctaatgt tgccaactgcatatttccaacatttgggccacaccggacagcgtgtcgataaatatgaacgtcctgaacttgtattgggtacatga